Proteins encoded by one window of Effusibacillus pohliae DSM 22757:
- a CDS encoding enoyl-CoA hydratase, with protein sequence MNQKYIRVLHEPPVGIITLHRPEVLNALNLQMVDEIVEALERMDRDDSIRAIVLTGNDKAFAAGADISEMADEAAIPMLLKDQFAVWDRIAKIATPLIAAVSGYVLGGGCELMMNCDMVIASETARIGQPEIRLGVMPGAGGTQRLTKAVGKVKAMEMLLTGEPITADEALRYGMVNKVVPVELYLREAIRLAQKIAEQPPVAVRLIKKSVLKALDNPLDEGLDYERNCFYLLFASEDKAEGMRAFAEKRKPNFTGR encoded by the coding sequence ATGAACCAAAAATACATTCGGGTGTTACACGAGCCGCCGGTTGGCATCATTACGCTGCATCGGCCGGAGGTATTGAACGCGCTCAACCTGCAAATGGTGGACGAAATTGTGGAAGCGCTGGAACGCATGGACCGGGACGATTCGATCCGGGCGATCGTCCTCACCGGCAACGACAAAGCGTTTGCCGCCGGAGCCGACATTTCCGAAATGGCGGACGAAGCGGCGATTCCGATGCTTTTGAAAGACCAGTTTGCGGTCTGGGACCGCATCGCCAAAATCGCGACACCGCTGATTGCGGCGGTGAGCGGCTACGTGTTGGGCGGGGGCTGCGAGTTGATGATGAATTGCGACATGGTGATCGCCTCCGAAACGGCCCGCATCGGCCAGCCGGAAATTAGGCTCGGCGTGATGCCGGGGGCGGGCGGCACCCAGCGTTTGACGAAAGCGGTCGGCAAAGTGAAAGCGATGGAAATGCTGCTGACCGGGGAACCGATCACTGCCGATGAAGCGCTGCGGTACGGCATGGTGAACAAAGTGGTGCCGGTGGAACTGTACCTGCGGGAAGCGATCCGGCTGGCGCAAAAAATTGCAGAGCAGCCGCCGGTGGCCGTCCGGCTGATCAAGAAATCGGTGCTGAAAGCGCTGGACAATCCGTTGGACGAAGGCCTGGATTACGAGCGCAACTGCTTCTACCTGCTGTTTGCCAGCGAGGACAAGGCGGAAGGGATGCGGGCGTTCGCTGAAAAGCGAAAGCCGAATTTTACCGGACGGTAG
- the paaA gene encoding 1,2-phenylacetyl-CoA epoxidase subunit PaaA: MGSQAAINRHADYDRLQKFLERIDRGEKIEADDWMPDDYRHQLIKLIAMHAVSEIMGALPEKEWVPKAPTLHRKLAIMAKVQDEVGHGQLLLRVAEDLAAPLGKTREDLLNDLFSGSLKFHNVFHMSAPTWADAGIIGWLVDGAAIITQTMSLDSSYAPYARALLRITAEEKFHMQHGESVILALAEGTKQQRQMLQEALNRWWQALLMFFGPPENGKISSNQQINMRYKIRTQTNEELRQAFFTKYVPHIRHIGLTIPDETMHYDEAAGVWHYQQPDWDEFKRIVSGHGPKSRERLLLRKMSYEDAKWVRDALLIHQRSAS; encoded by the coding sequence ATGGGCAGCCAAGCGGCTATCAATCGGCACGCGGATTACGACCGGTTGCAGAAGTTTCTGGAACGGATCGACCGGGGGGAAAAAATAGAGGCGGACGATTGGATGCCGGACGATTACCGGCACCAGTTGATCAAATTGATCGCGATGCACGCCGTCAGCGAGATCATGGGCGCGCTCCCGGAAAAAGAGTGGGTGCCGAAAGCGCCAACCCTGCACCGGAAACTGGCGATCATGGCAAAGGTACAGGACGAAGTGGGGCATGGCCAGCTGCTGCTGCGGGTGGCAGAGGATCTCGCGGCGCCGCTCGGCAAAACGCGGGAGGATCTGTTGAACGACCTGTTCAGCGGGTCGCTGAAATTCCACAACGTGTTTCATATGTCGGCACCGACGTGGGCGGACGCCGGGATTATCGGCTGGCTGGTGGACGGAGCGGCGATCATCACGCAAACCATGTCGCTCGATTCGTCCTATGCGCCATACGCCCGTGCGCTGCTGCGGATCACCGCCGAGGAAAAATTCCACATGCAGCACGGCGAAAGCGTGATTCTGGCGCTGGCGGAAGGAACCAAGCAGCAGCGGCAGATGCTGCAGGAAGCGCTCAATCGCTGGTGGCAGGCACTGCTGATGTTTTTCGGTCCGCCGGAAAACGGCAAGATCTCGAGCAACCAGCAAATCAACATGCGATACAAGATTCGCACACAGACGAACGAGGAGTTGAGGCAGGCGTTTTTCACCAAATATGTACCGCACATTCGCCATATCGGCCTGACGATTCCGGACGAAACGATGCATTATGACGAGGCGGCCGGCGTGTGGCATTACCAGCAGCCTGATTGGGACGAATTCAAACGGATCGTCAGCGGCCACGGACCGAAATCGCGGGAACGACTGCTGCTCAGAAAAATGTCGTATGAAGATGCGAAATGGGTACGGGACGCACTGCTGATTCACCAACGCTCGGCCAGTTAG
- a CDS encoding aldehyde dehydrogenase family protein: MLKESYQLLINGQHCDSNTGETFVTYNPATGEPLAKIASASKEDVDRAVAAARAALETGKWSRYPASRRGQILNRIAQIMRERFDKLVELEVLNSGKALSAAKGQVMQAIEDFEFYAGATTTLSGETIPVPNGFFNYTLREPVGVCAQIIPWNYPMMMAAWKIAPALAAGCTVVLKPASLTPITALVLGDICLEAGVPEGVVNVITGSGATIGSYLAQHPGVDKVAFTGETTTGKDIMRRASETLKRVTLELGGKSPNIVFDDADLDAAVDGSLFGIFYNTGQSCEARSRLFVHERIYSQFVERFVEKAKKLRVGDPFDPNTHVGAVISAKQEEVIDGYVKLGLQEGATLLYGGKRPEGEAFSKGHWYMPTILADVTNDMRVAQEEIFGPVVVIIKFSDEKDVIRQANDTIYGLAAAIWTKDFAKAHRVAAAVKAGIVMLNSPFSAFPGLPFGGYKQSGYGRELALETLNLYTETKSVLSYIGEKPLNPFGV; this comes from the coding sequence GTGCTGAAAGAATCGTACCAACTTTTGATCAACGGGCAACATTGCGACAGCAACACGGGCGAAACGTTTGTCACATACAATCCGGCGACCGGTGAGCCATTGGCGAAAATCGCGTCGGCCAGCAAGGAAGATGTCGACCGCGCGGTGGCGGCCGCCCGGGCAGCGCTTGAGACGGGCAAATGGAGCCGCTATCCGGCGTCGCGGCGCGGCCAGATTCTGAACCGGATCGCGCAGATCATGCGGGAGCGGTTTGACAAGCTGGTGGAACTGGAAGTGCTGAACAGCGGGAAAGCGCTTTCGGCTGCGAAAGGGCAAGTGATGCAGGCGATCGAGGATTTCGAATTTTATGCCGGCGCCACCACCACCCTCAGCGGGGAAACGATTCCGGTGCCGAACGGATTTTTCAACTATACGCTGCGCGAGCCGGTTGGTGTTTGTGCCCAAATCATTCCGTGGAACTATCCGATGATGATGGCCGCATGGAAAATCGCTCCGGCTCTGGCGGCAGGGTGTACCGTCGTGTTGAAACCGGCCAGCCTAACGCCGATCACCGCGCTGGTGCTGGGGGACATCTGCCTGGAAGCGGGTGTGCCGGAAGGGGTCGTCAACGTGATCACCGGCAGCGGCGCGACGATCGGTTCCTACCTGGCGCAGCACCCGGGCGTCGACAAGGTGGCGTTTACCGGCGAGACCACCACCGGCAAGGATATTATGCGCCGGGCGTCCGAAACGTTGAAACGGGTGACGCTGGAACTGGGCGGCAAATCGCCGAACATTGTGTTTGACGACGCGGATCTGGACGCGGCGGTGGACGGGTCGCTGTTCGGAATTTTCTACAACACGGGTCAATCTTGTGAAGCGAGATCCCGCCTGTTTGTGCACGAACGGATTTACAGCCAGTTCGTCGAACGGTTTGTGGAAAAAGCGAAAAAGCTGCGGGTCGGCGATCCGTTCGATCCGAATACGCATGTGGGTGCGGTGATTTCGGCGAAGCAGGAAGAAGTGATCGACGGCTATGTGAAGCTGGGGCTGCAGGAAGGAGCGACGCTCTTGTACGGCGGAAAGCGGCCGGAAGGCGAGGCGTTCAGCAAAGGCCACTGGTACATGCCAACGATTCTCGCGGATGTCACGAATGACATGCGGGTGGCCCAGGAGGAGATTTTCGGGCCGGTTGTGGTGATCATCAAATTCTCGGACGAGAAAGATGTGATCCGGCAGGCGAACGATACAATCTACGGTCTGGCCGCCGCGATCTGGACGAAAGACTTCGCCAAGGCGCACCGGGTGGCGGCTGCCGTCAAGGCCGGCATCGTCATGCTTAACTCGCCGTTCTCCGCGTTCCCTGGCCTGCCGTTCGGCGGCTACAAGCAATCCGGTTACGGACGGGAACTTGCGTTGGAAACCCTCAACCTGTACACGGAAACGAAAAGCGTCCTCTCGTACATCGGGGAAAAACCGCTCAATCCGTTTGGCGTGTGA
- a CDS encoding thioesterase family protein: MKPGLQPGITEEFTVTVTEDMRPSFNGQVVHDVLSTVTMIYYMEWAGRKIILPYLEEGEEGAGLAIDVKHVGPAVLGQKVTFRAVCTEVTPKRVVCEVSAETDLNLVGKGTFTQAIFRQKDMLQRIQELENRVRAQVKR; this comes from the coding sequence ATCAAACCGGGGTTGCAGCCGGGCATCACAGAGGAATTCACGGTGACGGTGACGGAGGACATGCGGCCGTCTTTTAACGGCCAGGTCGTGCATGACGTGCTGTCAACGGTGACGATGATTTATTACATGGAATGGGCCGGACGCAAGATCATCCTTCCGTATTTGGAGGAGGGGGAAGAGGGAGCCGGTCTGGCGATCGACGTGAAACATGTCGGACCCGCCGTGCTCGGACAAAAGGTCACGTTCCGGGCGGTCTGCACGGAGGTCACGCCGAAGCGTGTGGTGTGCGAGGTGAGCGCCGAGACCGACCTGAATCTGGTGGGTAAAGGCACCTTCACGCAGGCGATCTTCCGGCAAAAGGACATGCTGCAGCGGATTCAGGAACTGGAAAATCGGGTCCGTGCACAGGTGAAACGATAG
- a CDS encoding 3-hydroxyacyl-CoA dehydrogenase NAD-binding domain-containing protein, with translation MGAGIALVCARKGHRVRLLDANPSALDKAQSYLASTLSKEVAKGRLTEQEKEEICQAVEPVQEIQRLASCDIVIEAVSERLDLKKSIFRTLTEICRQDALLLTNTSSLSVTEIAGGLDHPKRILGMHFFNPAPVMPLVEVIRGKQSGEREAQQVYEFAKELGKVPVYANDTPGFIVNRVARPFYNEALRILQDRIAPVETIDRIMKQAGGFKMGPFELQDLIGIDVNFAVTESVYENFFHDGRFRPSRIQQRMVQAGTLGRKSGEGYYEYDK, from the coding sequence ATGGGGGCCGGGATCGCCCTGGTTTGCGCGAGAAAAGGGCACCGCGTGCGGCTGCTCGACGCCAACCCGTCCGCGCTGGACAAGGCGCAGTCGTACCTGGCGTCCACCCTGTCGAAAGAGGTGGCCAAAGGCAGGCTGACGGAACAGGAAAAAGAGGAGATTTGCCAAGCGGTCGAACCGGTCCAGGAGATTCAGCGGCTGGCCAGCTGCGACATCGTGATCGAGGCGGTATCGGAGCGGCTGGATTTGAAAAAATCGATTTTCCGCACGCTCACCGAAATCTGCCGGCAGGACGCATTGCTCCTGACGAACACCTCTTCCCTGTCGGTGACCGAGATCGCTGGCGGGTTGGATCACCCTAAGCGGATTTTGGGCATGCATTTTTTCAATCCCGCTCCTGTCATGCCGCTGGTCGAGGTGATCCGGGGCAAACAGTCGGGCGAGCGGGAAGCGCAGCAGGTCTACGAATTTGCGAAGGAGCTCGGCAAAGTTCCGGTGTATGCCAATGATACGCCGGGGTTTATCGTCAACCGGGTGGCGCGCCCCTTCTATAACGAGGCGTTGCGGATTTTGCAGGACCGGATTGCGCCGGTGGAGACAATCGACCGCATCATGAAACAGGCGGGCGGGTTCAAAATGGGGCCGTTCGAGCTGCAGGACCTGATCGGGATCGATGTCAATTTTGCGGTGACCGAATCGGTGTACGAAAACTTTTTCCACGATGGCCGGTTCCGGCCCAGCCGCATTCAGCAACGGATGGTGCAAGCGGGAACGCTCGGCCGGAAGTCGGGGGAGGGGTACTATGAGTATGACAAATAA
- the paaB gene encoding 1,2-phenylacetyl-CoA epoxidase subunit PaaB, translated as MAGQTDPTKDFAVFEVFSQKNSKSPFVHQFSLLAPNHEMAMAMARENFLRRDSCVNLWVVKRDDIYVLPPEERESLERMDNKDYRETKGYAELQRRWRYHREQYEKNAATKS; from the coding sequence ATGGCGGGACAGACTGATCCAACCAAAGATTTTGCGGTGTTTGAAGTGTTCAGCCAGAAAAATTCGAAGAGCCCCTTCGTGCACCAGTTCAGCCTGCTGGCGCCCAATCACGAAATGGCGATGGCGATGGCGCGGGAAAATTTCCTGCGGCGCGATTCGTGTGTGAACCTGTGGGTGGTCAAACGGGATGACATTTACGTCCTGCCGCCGGAAGAACGAGAATCGCTCGAGCGGATGGACAACAAGGACTACCGGGAGACGAAGGGCTACGCCGAGTTGCAAAGAAGATGGCGCTATCATAGGGAGCAGTACGAAAAAAACGCTGCGACCAAGAGTTAG
- the paaX gene encoding phenylacetic acid degradation operon negative regulatory protein PaaX: MKPQSMLFTIYGEYVRRYGGEIWVGSLTRLLGEFGMSEQAVRVAISRMVSQGWLKARKIGNRSYYSMTARGKKRLNEAAARIYKDLPAKWDGKWCIITYNIPEKRRGIRDQLRKELGWMGFGMLANSVWISPHDLVERVKEIAENYEITDCVEIFTADYKGIDDPQQLVEKCWNLDEINQAYAGFIERYQPQYEELRRQVERCEPISDSECFVKKTELVHEYRKFLFIDPSLPDELLPDFWVGRDADRLFRNYYALLDPGAVRFFLSVFESAPDKE, from the coding sequence ATGAAACCGCAATCGATGCTTTTCACAATATACGGTGAATATGTGCGCCGGTACGGTGGCGAAATCTGGGTGGGCAGCCTGACCCGCCTGCTCGGGGAGTTCGGGATGTCCGAGCAGGCGGTGCGGGTGGCCATTTCCCGGATGGTCAGTCAGGGGTGGCTGAAAGCCCGGAAGATCGGCAACCGCTCCTACTATTCCATGACCGCCCGCGGCAAAAAGCGGCTGAACGAGGCGGCCGCCCGCATCTACAAGGATCTGCCGGCAAAATGGGACGGCAAATGGTGTATTATCACCTACAACATTCCGGAAAAACGGCGGGGTATCCGCGACCAGCTGCGCAAGGAGCTGGGCTGGATGGGGTTTGGCATGCTTGCCAACAGCGTCTGGATCAGCCCGCACGATTTGGTGGAACGGGTCAAAGAGATCGCCGAAAATTACGAAATCACCGACTGCGTGGAAATTTTTACTGCCGACTACAAGGGGATTGACGATCCGCAACAATTGGTGGAAAAGTGTTGGAACCTGGATGAAATCAACCAGGCATACGCGGGGTTTATCGAACGATATCAGCCGCAATATGAGGAACTCAGACGGCAGGTCGAACGGTGCGAACCGATTTCCGACAGCGAGTGTTTTGTCAAAAAAACCGAGCTGGTGCACGAGTACCGCAAGTTTTTGTTTATCGACCCCAGTCTGCCGGATGAACTGCTGCCCGATTTTTGGGTGGGACGCGATGCCGACCGGTTGTTCCGGAATTACTACGCGCTGCTCGATCCGGGCGCCGTCCGTTTTTTCCTTAGCGTATTTGAAAGCGCGCCGGACAAGGAATAG
- the paaC gene encoding 1,2-phenylacetyl-CoA epoxidase subunit PaaC, with product MTGLQKVVDAGQAMANPAYKAALVELLYLLADDDFILGYRGSEWLGLAPHIEEDVSFSSISQDMMGHAVAFFDMLEALGEGKADDLAQLRQPEAFRNAILVERANGSGTYLENPQFDWAYTVVRFYLYSLFKQVRLESLANSSYLPLTQLARKMMPELKYHLHHWSVWMKQLATSTEEARKRLVAALQQAWSDLGDLFDLGPKAEEIVGHGLIEGSELLAQRWQERAKKSLEAYRLPWLGKPQPPELNGRAGQHTEELQQAVATLSEVYRLDPAANW from the coding sequence ATGACCGGGTTGCAGAAAGTAGTGGATGCGGGGCAAGCGATGGCGAATCCCGCCTACAAAGCTGCTCTTGTGGAACTGTTGTACCTGTTGGCCGACGATGACTTTATACTCGGCTACCGCGGTTCCGAGTGGTTGGGGTTGGCTCCCCATATCGAGGAGGATGTGTCGTTTTCCTCGATCTCCCAGGACATGATGGGACACGCGGTGGCATTTTTCGACATGCTGGAAGCGCTGGGGGAAGGGAAAGCGGACGATCTGGCGCAATTGCGGCAGCCGGAAGCGTTCCGCAATGCGATTCTGGTGGAGCGGGCCAACGGATCGGGCACGTATCTGGAAAATCCTCAGTTTGACTGGGCCTATACAGTTGTCCGGTTTTATCTGTACAGCCTGTTTAAACAGGTGCGGTTGGAATCGTTGGCAAACTCCTCGTATCTGCCGTTGACTCAGTTGGCGCGCAAAATGATGCCGGAGTTGAAGTACCACCTGCACCACTGGTCGGTCTGGATGAAACAGTTGGCCACCAGTACGGAGGAAGCGCGCAAGCGTCTGGTGGCTGCGCTGCAACAGGCGTGGTCTGATCTGGGCGATTTGTTTGACCTTGGTCCGAAAGCGGAGGAAATCGTCGGGCACGGCCTGATCGAGGGAAGCGAACTGCTGGCGCAGCGTTGGCAGGAACGGGCGAAAAAAAGCCTGGAGGCCTACCGGTTACCGTGGCTGGGAAAGCCGCAGCCGCCGGAGCTGAACGGCCGCGCCGGACAACATACGGAAGAACTACAACAGGCTGTGGCCACTCTGTCCGAAGTGTACCGGTTGGACCCGGCGGCCAATTGGTAA
- a CDS encoding enoyl-CoA hydratase-related protein, with the protein MYETILYEAADGIAKITLNRPDKFNAFTEQMHRELIDALKRAGKQENVRCIVLTGNGKAFNAGQDLGEVQGTEIDFGEFLRKRYNPLILQMRNTEKPVLAAVNGVAAGAGMSLALACDIRLASDKASFANVFVNIGLVPDSGGCYFLPRIVGIGKALELAFTGEKVSAEEAYRIGLVNRIFPAETFATDVMEYAGRLAKLPTKAIGLIKRTMYKGLASTLEETLEYEALAQEIAGSTEDHKEGVDAFFAKRTPVFKGI; encoded by the coding sequence ATGTATGAAACGATCTTGTATGAGGCGGCCGACGGAATCGCCAAAATTACGCTGAACCGCCCGGACAAATTCAATGCGTTCACCGAACAGATGCACCGGGAATTGATCGATGCCCTGAAGCGGGCCGGCAAGCAGGAAAATGTCCGCTGCATTGTGCTGACGGGCAATGGCAAAGCGTTTAACGCGGGGCAGGATCTGGGAGAGGTACAGGGAACGGAGATCGACTTCGGCGAGTTTTTGCGCAAACGCTACAATCCTCTGATCCTGCAAATGCGCAACACGGAAAAACCGGTGCTGGCGGCAGTCAACGGGGTGGCGGCCGGGGCCGGCATGAGCCTGGCGTTGGCCTGCGACATCCGGCTCGCCTCCGACAAAGCATCGTTTGCGAACGTATTCGTCAACATCGGATTGGTGCCGGATTCGGGAGGCTGTTATTTTCTGCCGCGAATCGTCGGCATCGGCAAAGCGCTGGAGCTGGCGTTCACCGGCGAAAAGGTATCGGCCGAGGAAGCGTACCGCATCGGTTTGGTCAACCGCATATTCCCGGCCGAGACATTTGCAACCGATGTGATGGAATATGCGGGCCGGTTGGCAAAGCTGCCGACCAAGGCGATCGGCCTGATCAAGCGCACGATGTACAAGGGACTTGCGTCGACGCTTGAGGAGACCCTTGAATATGAAGCGCTTGCACAGGAAATCGCCGGTTCCACAGAAGATCACAAGGAAGGTGTCGACGCCTTTTTTGCAAAACGGACTCCAGTATTTAAAGGAATATAG
- the pcaF gene encoding 3-oxoadipyl-CoA thiolase, with protein MRKPVIVDAVRTAIGRYGGGLKDVRPDDLGAVVIRKLLERNALDPELIDDVAFGCANQAGEDNRNVARMSVLLAGLPVSVPGVTVNRLCGSGLEAVNQCANAIAAGCGDVYIAGGVESMTRAPFVMAKPETGFPRGNMEMYDTTIGWRFVNKKLAEMYYPYSMGETAENVAEQYGISREEQDRFALASQQKYAKALAEGKFKDEIVPVEIHGRKGEVAIFQQDEHPRPDTTLEQLAKLKPAFRQGGTVTAGNSSGINDGAAALLLMEQATAERLGLKPRARIVASAVAGVDPSVMGTGPIPATRKVLKLAGLTLADIDLIEINEAFAAQVLACVRELGVDPERLNVNGGAIALGHPLGCSGARILTTLLCEMERRGARYGLATMCIGVGQGIATIIERI; from the coding sequence GTGAGAAAACCTGTGATTGTGGACGCGGTCCGGACGGCCATCGGCCGTTACGGCGGCGGTTTGAAAGACGTTCGCCCCGACGATCTGGGGGCGGTTGTGATTCGGAAACTGCTGGAACGGAACGCGTTGGATCCGGAACTGATCGATGATGTGGCGTTTGGCTGCGCCAACCAGGCCGGGGAGGACAACCGGAATGTGGCCAGAATGTCGGTGTTGTTGGCCGGGCTGCCGGTCTCGGTGCCGGGTGTCACGGTCAACCGTCTGTGCGGCTCCGGGCTGGAGGCGGTCAACCAGTGCGCCAATGCGATTGCAGCAGGCTGCGGGGACGTGTATATTGCCGGCGGCGTGGAAAGCATGACACGGGCGCCGTTCGTGATGGCAAAACCGGAAACCGGGTTTCCCCGCGGCAACATGGAGATGTACGACACCACGATTGGCTGGCGGTTTGTCAACAAAAAGCTGGCGGAAATGTACTACCCGTACAGCATGGGGGAAACGGCGGAAAACGTGGCCGAGCAATACGGTATCAGCCGCGAGGAGCAGGACCGGTTCGCATTGGCCAGCCAGCAAAAATACGCGAAAGCGTTGGCGGAAGGCAAGTTCAAGGATGAGATTGTGCCTGTGGAGATCCATGGCCGCAAAGGGGAGGTGGCGATTTTTCAGCAGGACGAACATCCCCGCCCCGATACGACACTCGAACAGCTGGCCAAGCTGAAACCGGCGTTCCGGCAAGGGGGAACGGTGACGGCGGGCAACTCTTCTGGCATCAATGACGGGGCGGCTGCTTTGCTGCTGATGGAACAGGCGACGGCCGAGCGGCTCGGCCTGAAACCGCGGGCCCGCATCGTCGCATCGGCGGTTGCCGGAGTGGATCCTTCCGTCATGGGAACCGGTCCCATCCCGGCCACCCGCAAGGTGTTGAAACTGGCCGGGCTGACGCTCGCGGACATCGACCTGATCGAGATCAACGAGGCGTTTGCCGCCCAAGTGTTGGCGTGTGTGCGGGAACTCGGCGTGGATCCGGAACGCTTGAACGTCAACGGCGGCGCCATTGCGCTCGGGCATCCGCTCGGATGCAGCGGCGCCCGGATTTTGACGACGCTTCTGTGCGAGATGGAACGGCGCGGCGCCCGTTACGGATTGGCCACCATGTGCATCGGAGTCGGCCAGGGAATCGCCACGATCATTGAACGGATCTGA
- the paaD gene encoding 1,2-phenylacetyl-CoA epoxidase subunit PaaD produces the protein MNTHVEAIEQAVWNGLQEVTDPEIPCISVVEMGMIHRVEVEGGDVQIEVTPTFIGCPAVKIIERSIVERVSAIPGVKRAQVKFVFEPTWTSDRISETGREKLRQFGITPPPRRPQDDWEITCPFCGSADTTLDNLFGPAACRSIAYCRTCKNPFEALKPIF, from the coding sequence ATGAACACGCATGTTGAGGCGATCGAGCAAGCGGTGTGGAACGGGCTGCAGGAAGTCACCGACCCGGAAATTCCCTGCATCAGCGTGGTGGAGATGGGGATGATCCACCGCGTGGAAGTCGAAGGGGGCGATGTGCAGATCGAGGTGACTCCCACTTTCATCGGCTGTCCCGCCGTGAAAATTATCGAACGGTCGATCGTTGAGCGGGTGTCGGCGATTCCCGGCGTCAAGCGGGCACAGGTGAAGTTTGTGTTTGAACCTACCTGGACGTCGGACCGTATCAGCGAAACCGGCCGTGAAAAATTGCGGCAGTTCGGAATCACGCCGCCGCCCCGCCGACCGCAGGACGATTGGGAGATCACCTGCCCGTTCTGCGGTTCCGCCGACACCACGCTGGACAATCTATTCGGCCCTGCGGCTTGCCGCAGCATTGCGTACTGCAGAACCTGCAAAAATCCGTTTGAAGCATTGAAACCGATTTTTTAG
- a CDS encoding 3-hydroxyacyl-CoA dehydrogenase family protein: MSMTNKTVLLVGKSPLHDELKELFGESGYRVVPEPVREAADGVRFAIEVTNYDLDLKRATIEKLDCELPPDVPILATSLAVTATEAASWARYPQRICGFGTFVPVAERGLLEIAPALQTAPAVVEQAVWLFESLGKETAVVEDEVGLVFPRILALIVNEAVFTVMEGTATPEDIDIAMKKGTNYPYGPLEWADRIGLDEVYAVIRGLHRDLAEERYRPAPLLRKLVLAGRVGVRSGQGFYSYQLAAAVR; this comes from the coding sequence ATGAGTATGACAAATAAGACGGTGCTGCTGGTCGGTAAAAGCCCTCTTCACGATGAACTGAAAGAGCTGTTCGGGGAAAGCGGCTACCGGGTGGTGCCGGAACCGGTGCGGGAAGCGGCGGACGGCGTCCGCTTTGCCATCGAAGTGACCAATTACGATCTGGATCTGAAGCGGGCCACCATTGAAAAATTGGACTGCGAACTGCCGCCGGATGTGCCGATTCTGGCGACCTCCCTGGCGGTGACGGCGACCGAGGCGGCTTCCTGGGCGCGGTACCCCCAGCGGATCTGCGGTTTTGGCACGTTTGTACCGGTGGCGGAACGGGGCTTGCTGGAGATCGCTCCCGCTTTGCAGACAGCCCCTGCTGTCGTGGAACAGGCGGTCTGGCTGTTCGAATCGTTGGGCAAGGAGACGGCCGTCGTGGAGGATGAAGTGGGATTGGTGTTTCCGCGCATCCTTGCCTTGATTGTCAACGAAGCCGTATTTACCGTCATGGAAGGCACCGCCACACCGGAAGACATCGACATTGCGATGAAAAAAGGCACGAATTACCCGTATGGTCCCCTGGAATGGGCTGACCGGATCGGGCTGGACGAGGTGTATGCGGTGATTCGCGGCTTGCATCGGGATCTGGCGGAGGAACGCTACCGGCCCGCTCCGCTCTTGCGCAAGCTGGTGCTGGCTGGCCGGGTGGGCGTGCGCAGCGGACAGGGATTTTATTCGTATCAGCTGGCAGCGGCTGTCCGATAG